A region of uncultured Draconibacterium sp. DNA encodes the following proteins:
- a CDS encoding TonB-dependent receptor, which yields MKKLLLLVVALFCGVGILFAQTRQIRGTVTSSDDGLPIPGVSVAVKGTTTGTTTDLDGNFTLTVPDDEILIFSFVGMKREEVPVTDATVYNVTLEPDVIGVDEVMVVAYGTAKKESFTGSAQVVDNEMLQKRPVADISKALEGQVAGVQTTSGTGQPGEGAEIVIRGFGSINSSNNPLYVVDGVPFDGNLNSINPGDIESMTILKDASAGALYGSRGANGVVVITTKKGQSKELSVELKATYGFSSRAIKPYETLKTADFIEASFQGYKNALIYTDGVHPDMAGPMAVDALRGSSGIFGANEMYNPYNMPVSELIDPQTGQVNPSAKLLYESDWLDEVTNDNATRQEYQLFINGGSDNSQVYASVAYLKDEGLLKTTDFERISGRIGAELTPKNWFKYGGNVNFSKTETNYLGYDGTTSNSNVWYSAQFMAPIYPVYLQDENGNPILSETGEKQFDYGLTRPSGANPNWNPVATLYEDAYETTADNLSGRFHLNLLGLGLGSSFDGLSLTTNVGFDYINTNQTIYWNPDFGNAANIGGFLDKTNVRSLSFTINQLLRYEKDFGKHSINVLAGHEFYKLTINEMEGSKSGFPYSGIKELAPGSTTSGLTSFEDNYSIESFLSNVTYDFADRYYLSASFRTDGSSRFHKDFRWGNFWSVGGSWRISEESFMEEMTFIDNLKLKASYGKQGNDNIGTYYGWQSLYNLDWANANLNGALLSSLENTSIKWEENNNFNVGVDAVLFDRFDISFEYYRRRTVDMLMEKPMATSLGFDSYWANVGEMLNTGFEFNANLNLISNPNFVWNANFNLTSLSNEIVELDGETDQIVNGNIIQRKGAEINSYYLAQSAGVDAATGAQLYWVYDLDPDGNPGDSYLSDDFQKASQSKRISGSRIPDFYGGFGSNFKIYKNFDMSFMTTFSVGGEVYESVYSNLMNPIYIGTNYAANVERAWRKPGDITDVPRIQNGTGFSRPFTDSQLIDASYFSIKNITVGYTLPKTILQNVGIESVRAYVAVDNLAIFSHLDGMNPQFDFSGTTDFSYTPVRTSLFGIELKF from the coding sequence ATGAAAAAACTACTTCTATTAGTTGTGGCTTTGTTTTGTGGAGTGGGAATACTATTCGCCCAAACAAGGCAAATTAGGGGAACGGTTACTTCATCCGACGATGGACTACCCATTCCCGGTGTTTCGGTTGCCGTAAAAGGTACTACTACCGGAACAACTACCGATCTGGACGGTAACTTTACGTTAACCGTGCCCGACGATGAAATCCTTATTTTCTCCTTTGTTGGAATGAAACGAGAGGAAGTACCCGTCACCGATGCTACGGTTTACAACGTAACACTTGAGCCGGATGTAATTGGTGTTGACGAAGTTATGGTTGTGGCCTACGGTACCGCAAAAAAGGAATCGTTTACAGGCTCGGCCCAGGTGGTTGACAACGAAATGCTTCAAAAACGCCCTGTTGCAGATATTTCGAAAGCTTTGGAAGGACAGGTAGCCGGTGTTCAAACCACCTCGGGAACCGGACAACCCGGCGAAGGAGCTGAAATCGTTATACGTGGTTTTGGCTCGATCAACTCCAGCAACAACCCGCTGTATGTGGTCGACGGTGTACCTTTCGACGGTAACCTGAACTCCATAAACCCGGGCGATATTGAGTCGATGACCATTTTGAAAGATGCTTCGGCCGGCGCACTTTACGGATCACGCGGTGCTAACGGAGTGGTAGTGATTACCACTAAAAAAGGACAGTCGAAAGAATTGTCGGTGGAATTAAAGGCCACCTATGGATTTTCGAGCCGTGCCATTAAACCGTACGAAACACTGAAGACAGCCGATTTTATCGAAGCTTCGTTTCAGGGCTATAAAAACGCGTTGATCTACACCGACGGTGTTCATCCTGATATGGCTGGCCCGATGGCTGTTGACGCCTTAAGAGGAAGCAGCGGTATTTTTGGGGCCAACGAAATGTACAATCCATACAACATGCCGGTTTCTGAATTGATCGATCCGCAAACCGGACAAGTGAATCCTTCGGCGAAATTGCTTTACGAGTCGGACTGGCTTGACGAAGTGACCAACGATAATGCAACACGCCAGGAATACCAGTTATTTATAAATGGCGGATCTGACAATTCTCAGGTATACGCATCGGTAGCCTACCTAAAAGATGAAGGGTTGCTGAAAACCACTGATTTCGAACGTATCTCGGGAAGAATTGGCGCAGAGCTGACTCCTAAAAACTGGTTTAAATATGGCGGTAACGTCAACTTCTCAAAAACAGAAACCAACTACCTGGGGTACGACGGAACCACGTCAAACTCTAACGTTTGGTATTCGGCGCAGTTTATGGCACCCATTTACCCGGTTTATCTGCAGGATGAAAATGGCAATCCTATTCTTTCGGAAACCGGCGAGAAACAGTTCGACTATGGTTTAACCCGTCCGTCAGGTGCCAATCCGAACTGGAACCCTGTGGCAACCTTGTATGAGGATGCTTACGAAACTACTGCCGACAACCTGTCGGGAAGATTCCATTTGAATCTGTTGGGTCTTGGGCTTGGTAGTTCTTTTGACGGATTATCACTTACTACAAACGTAGGTTTCGACTACATTAATACAAACCAAACCATATACTGGAACCCTGATTTTGGTAATGCAGCCAACATAGGTGGCTTTCTCGATAAAACCAACGTACGAAGCCTTTCGTTCACCATTAACCAACTGTTGCGTTACGAAAAAGACTTTGGCAAACACAGTATTAATGTGTTGGCTGGTCACGAGTTTTACAAACTTACCATTAACGAAATGGAAGGTTCAAAATCGGGCTTCCCCTACTCAGGAATTAAGGAGCTGGCACCGGGCTCAACAACTTCGGGGCTTACCTCGTTCGAGGATAATTATTCCATCGAATCGTTCCTGAGCAACGTTACTTACGACTTTGCCGACCGATATTACCTCTCGGCAAGTTTCCGTACCGATGGTTCATCTCGTTTCCACAAAGATTTCCGCTGGGGTAACTTCTGGTCAGTTGGTGGCTCGTGGCGCATCAGCGAAGAAAGTTTTATGGAGGAGATGACCTTTATCGACAACCTGAAACTAAAAGCCAGTTACGGAAAACAGGGTAACGACAATATAGGTACTTATTATGGCTGGCAGTCGCTTTATAACCTCGACTGGGCCAATGCCAACCTGAACGGAGCATTACTTTCATCGCTCGAAAATACATCGATAAAATGGGAGGAAAACAACAACTTTAACGTGGGTGTTGATGCCGTGCTTTTCGATCGTTTTGATATTAGTTTTGAATATTACCGCCGTCGCACAGTTGATATGCTTATGGAAAAACCAATGGCAACATCGCTTGGTTTCGATAGCTACTGGGCCAATGTTGGCGAGATGCTGAACACTGGTTTTGAATTTAATGCGAACCTGAACCTCATTTCTAATCCGAACTTTGTTTGGAACGCCAACTTTAACCTCACCTCGTTATCCAACGAAATTGTTGAGCTGGATGGCGAAACAGATCAAATTGTTAACGGTAATATTATTCAGCGAAAAGGTGCAGAAATCAACTCGTATTACCTGGCACAATCGGCCGGAGTGGATGCTGCTACCGGAGCTCAGTTGTATTGGGTTTACGACCTTGATCCGGATGGTAATCCCGGTGACTCCTACCTTTCTGATGACTTCCAGAAAGCATCGCAAAGTAAACGGATATCCGGCAGCCGGATTCCTGATTTTTACGGGGGCTTTGGCAGTAACTTCAAAATCTATAAAAACTTCGACATGTCGTTTATGACCACTTTCTCGGTGGGTGGAGAAGTTTACGAGAGTGTTTATTCCAACCTGATGAACCCGATTTACATTGGTACCAATTACGCTGCCAACGTAGAACGCGCCTGGAGAAAACCCGGCGACATCACTGATGTTCCGCGTATTCAGAACGGAACCGGTTTCTCGCGCCCGTTTACCGACAGCCAGCTGATCGATGCATCGTACTTTTCAATAAAGAATATTACGGTAGGTTATACGCTTCCTAAAACCATTCTGCAAAATGTGGGCATCGAAAGTGTTCGCGCTTATGTGGCAGTCGACAACCTGGCCATTTTCTCTCATCTCGATGGTATGAATCCGCAGTTTGATTTCTCAGGAACTACCGACTTTTCATATACTCCGGTGAGAACGAGTCTTTTCGGAATTGAATTAAAATTTTAA
- a CDS encoding GNAT family N-acetyltransferase: MKIRKVLRSDNKHLADLIRAAFIEYDAPRKGTVYSDPTTDNLYELFQNEKSILWVAEKDGEILGCCGIYPTDGLPKGCAELVKFYLLAKARGNGLGTRLMQQSIESAKELGYSEIYIETLPEFDNAVGMYERAGFEKLDKPLGDSGHTGCDIWMLRRL; encoded by the coding sequence ATGAAGATTAGAAAAGTCCTAAGATCAGATAATAAACACTTAGCCGACTTAATAAGAGCCGCTTTTATAGAGTATGATGCGCCGCGGAAAGGAACCGTTTATTCCGATCCAACTACCGATAACTTGTATGAGCTGTTTCAGAATGAAAAATCGATTCTTTGGGTAGCCGAGAAAGATGGGGAGATTTTGGGTTGTTGCGGCATTTATCCTACTGATGGTTTGCCGAAGGGCTGCGCTGAGTTGGTGAAGTTTTACCTGTTGGCAAAAGCCCGTGGAAATGGACTGGGAACTAGATTGATGCAACAAAGTATCGAGTCGGCAAAAGAACTGGGGTATTCCGAAATTTATATCGAAACCTTGCCCGAATTTGATAATGCGGTGGGAATGTACGAACGGGCTGGATTTGAAAAACTGGATAAGCCTCTGGGCGATTCGGGGCATACGGGCTGTGATATTTGGATGCTCAGGCGGCTTTGA
- the trpA gene encoding tryptophan synthase subunit alpha: MNNRINQLFERKKAYILSVYFTAGFPNLNDTVEIIQQLEKNGVDLIEIGMPFSDPTADGPTIQRTSEIALKNGMSIKVLFEQLKTIRESVSIPLVLMGYLNPVYQYGVEKFCQKCKEIGIDGTILPDLPLDEFEEKYKTIFEQNNLHNILLITPQTSEARIRQIDDASEGFIYMVSSSSTTGAGKKVEDFHADYFERIQTMNLKNPRLIGFGISDNATFTNACKYASGAIIGSAFVSSFSEEVKTADSVKQFVKNILNSD; encoded by the coding sequence ATGAACAACAGAATCAATCAACTTTTCGAAAGAAAAAAAGCTTACATACTCTCGGTATATTTTACTGCCGGATTCCCTAACCTGAATGATACCGTTGAAATTATTCAGCAGTTGGAAAAGAATGGTGTCGACCTCATCGAAATAGGAATGCCTTTTTCCGATCCAACAGCTGACGGGCCAACCATTCAGCGCACCAGCGAAATTGCTCTAAAAAACGGCATGTCGATTAAAGTGCTTTTCGAGCAATTAAAAACCATTCGCGAATCGGTTTCTATACCGCTGGTTTTAATGGGATACTTAAATCCGGTTTATCAATACGGTGTAGAGAAGTTTTGCCAGAAGTGCAAGGAAATTGGAATTGACGGCACTATTCTGCCCGACCTTCCGTTGGATGAGTTTGAAGAAAAATACAAAACTATATTTGAGCAGAACAACCTGCATAACATTTTGTTGATTACGCCACAAACATCAGAAGCACGAATTCGCCAGATCGATGATGCCAGCGAAGGATTTATTTACATGGTTTCATCATCGTCGACAACAGGTGCCGGCAAAAAAGTGGAAGATTTCCATGCGGACTATTTTGAGCGTATTCAGACAATGAATCTCAAAAATCCACGCCTCATCGGGTTTGGAATTTCCGACAATGCCACTTTTACCAACGCCTGTAAATACGCCAGTGGGGCTATTATCGGAAGCGCTTTTGTAAGCTCGTTCAGCGAGGAAGTAAAGACTGCGGATTCGGTAAAACAATTTGTGAAAAACATACTTAATTCTGATTAA
- the trpB gene encoding tryptophan synthase subunit beta — MKYQVDEKGYYGEFGGAWIPEMMFTNVDELKRRYLEIIESDSFKKEFDQLLKDYVGRPSPLYYASRLSEHYGSKIYLKREDLNHTGSHKLNNTIGQILLAQQLGKTRIIAETGAGQHGVATATVCALKGIKCIVYMGALDVSRQAPNVKKMKMLGAEVIPVHSGNKTLKDATNEAMRDWINNPEDTHYIIGSVVGPHPYPDMVARFQSVISAEMKKQLLEQTGSEFPTRILACVGGGSNAAGAFYHYLDDEQVELIGVEAAGKGVDTDETAATLTVGTPGVLHSSRTVLMQNEDGQITEPYSISAGLDYPGIGPLHAHLFKTGRAKFLAATDEEVLKAVLLLTQKEGIIPALESAHALAALDKIKMNPDDVNVINLSGSGNKDMETYLDYFGY, encoded by the coding sequence ATGAAATATCAAGTAGACGAAAAAGGATATTACGGCGAATTTGGCGGGGCATGGATACCCGAAATGATGTTCACCAATGTTGATGAGCTAAAGCGCCGTTACCTGGAAATTATAGAATCAGATTCGTTCAAAAAAGAATTTGATCAGCTCTTAAAAGATTATGTGGGGCGTCCGTCGCCGCTGTATTATGCCAGCCGACTTTCGGAGCATTACGGCAGCAAAATCTACCTGAAAAGAGAAGATCTGAACCATACCGGATCGCATAAGCTGAATAATACCATCGGACAAATTCTTTTAGCACAGCAACTGGGAAAAACCCGCATTATTGCAGAAACCGGTGCGGGTCAGCACGGTGTGGCAACAGCAACGGTTTGCGCCCTGAAAGGAATAAAGTGTATTGTTTACATGGGAGCTTTGGATGTTTCGCGCCAGGCACCTAACGTAAAAAAGATGAAAATGCTCGGTGCAGAAGTAATTCCGGTGCACAGCGGGAATAAGACACTAAAAGATGCTACCAACGAAGCCATGCGCGACTGGATCAACAACCCGGAAGATACGCATTACATTATCGGCTCGGTGGTTGGGCCGCACCCCTACCCCGATATGGTTGCACGTTTCCAATCGGTAATCAGTGCCGAGATGAAAAAGCAATTGCTGGAACAAACCGGATCGGAATTTCCAACACGTATTTTAGCCTGTGTAGGCGGAGGAAGTAACGCCGCAGGAGCTTTTTATCATTACCTGGATGACGAGCAGGTGGAACTGATCGGTGTGGAAGCTGCCGGAAAAGGAGTCGACACCGATGAAACCGCCGCTACTTTAACGGTAGGAACACCCGGGGTATTGCACTCAAGCAGAACGGTGTTAATGCAAAATGAAGACGGACAAATTACGGAACCGTATTCCATTTCAGCAGGACTGGATTACCCGGGAATCGGGCCATTACACGCGCACCTATTTAAAACCGGTCGTGCAAAGTTTTTGGCCGCCACCGACGAGGAAGTCTTAAAGGCCGTATTGCTGCTAACACAAAAAGAAGGCATTATTCCGGCACTGGAATCAGCTCATGCGCTTGCAGCGTTGGATAAAATAAAAATGAATCCTGACGATGTGAATGTGATTAACCTTTCGGGTAGCGGAAACAAGGATATGGAAACTTACCTGGATTATTTTGGATACTAA
- a CDS encoding phosphoribosylanthranilate isomerase, whose amino-acid sequence MTKNLKIKVCGMKFTQNREQVEALGVDLLGYIFYGPSKRFVGDTPDAGLFQSDKPKVGVFVNENAFEIMGLAKNFGFEYIQLHGKENPKTCGILKNQGLHVLKAFPMDEEFKFESTAAFEDNVDYFLFDTKTKQHGGSGKKFNWQLLEKYTGNTPFFLSGGIGPDDVAEIKELNHPMLAGVDLNSGFEDEPGLKNIEKLRKFITELKK is encoded by the coding sequence ATGACAAAAAATCTAAAAATAAAAGTATGCGGGATGAAATTCACGCAAAACCGGGAACAGGTGGAGGCACTTGGAGTGGATTTGCTGGGCTATATTTTTTACGGCCCGTCAAAACGATTTGTAGGTGACACACCCGATGCCGGGCTCTTTCAATCTGACAAACCCAAAGTGGGTGTTTTTGTAAACGAGAATGCTTTTGAAATTATGGGATTAGCCAAAAACTTTGGCTTCGAATACATTCAATTGCATGGCAAGGAGAATCCAAAAACCTGTGGAATATTAAAAAACCAGGGATTGCATGTTTTAAAAGCCTTCCCTATGGATGAAGAATTTAAATTTGAATCAACAGCTGCTTTCGAGGACAATGTGGATTATTTTTTATTCGACACCAAAACCAAACAACACGGTGGTTCGGGTAAAAAATTCAACTGGCAGTTACTGGAAAAGTACACCGGGAATACGCCTTTTTTTCTAAGTGGCGGAATTGGCCCGGATGACGTGGCCGAGATTAAAGAACTAAATCATCCGATGTTGGCCGGAGTAGATCTGAACAGTGGTTTTGAGGATGAACCCGGATTAAAAAACATTGAAAAACTGAGAAAATTTATAACTGAATTAAAAAAATAA
- the trpC gene encoding indole-3-glycerol phosphate synthase TrpC: MNILDKIVATKKQEVAAQKKVVGIEQLEKYPAFTRKCNSLKENLLKDGASGIIAEFKQKSPSKGEINFSAKVEEVTKAYNAAGASCLSVLTDFEYFGGTLANLTKAREANPDIPILRKDFMIDTYQIVEAKAFGADVILLIAACLSKEKALELAQKAKELGLDVLMEIHNAEELEIVNNYVDVVGVNNRNLKTFEVSVETSVELSQLIPAKFVKISESGLAGAAEINYLKEHGFKGFLIGETFMKTDDPGAACKTLIEEL, translated from the coding sequence ATGAATATTCTTGATAAAATAGTAGCAACAAAAAAACAGGAAGTAGCTGCCCAGAAAAAGGTGGTTGGCATCGAGCAGCTGGAGAAATACCCTGCTTTTACCAGAAAATGTAATTCGCTAAAAGAAAACCTGCTAAAAGATGGGGCTTCCGGAATTATTGCAGAATTCAAGCAAAAATCGCCATCAAAAGGTGAGATCAATTTTTCGGCAAAAGTGGAAGAAGTTACCAAAGCCTACAACGCTGCTGGCGCTTCGTGTCTTTCTGTCCTTACGGATTTTGAATATTTTGGAGGCACATTGGCGAACCTGACGAAAGCGCGTGAAGCCAATCCCGATATTCCAATATTGCGAAAGGATTTTATGATCGACACCTACCAGATTGTGGAAGCCAAAGCTTTTGGTGCAGATGTGATTCTTCTGATCGCTGCATGTCTTTCGAAAGAAAAGGCGCTGGAACTGGCACAAAAAGCAAAAGAACTGGGACTGGATGTACTCATGGAAATCCATAACGCCGAAGAGCTGGAAATCGTTAACAATTATGTAGATGTTGTTGGCGTAAACAACCGTAACCTTAAAACTTTTGAGGTGAGCGTTGAAACTTCGGTGGAGCTTTCGCAACTTATTCCGGCCAAATTTGTAAAAATATCGGAAAGTGGGTTGGCTGGGGCCGCCGAGATTAACTACCTGAAAGAGCACGGTTTTAAAGGCTTCCTGATTGGTGAAACTTTTATGAAAACCGATGATCCCGGGGCTGCTTGTAAAACACTGATTGAGGAATTATGA
- the trpD gene encoding anthranilate phosphoribosyltransferase — protein sequence MKETLQYLFEGNTLTREEAKAALTGVGKGLYSEAEFAAFLTVFKMRPLQSEELGGFRDAMVELSKKVDLSDYNAIDIVGTGGDGKNTFNISTLSCFIVAGAGVNVTKHGNYAATSTSGSSNVLEFLGYEFSNEIDKLKGDLDKGGFCFLHAPLFHPAMKHIAPVRRALKVPTFFNILGPMINPSEPKYQLLGVNNSLNFDHYKNVYKTLNVNFAIVNSVDGYDEISLTADTHFATKSKDKLVSASEFGMQQLAPEKLFGGESVEDAAKIFIDVLKGKGTFEQTNVVLANAAVGLQVVFPDKTLTECVEMARESLQRGNALKKLEAVTNKSF from the coding sequence ATGAAAGAAACATTACAATACCTATTTGAAGGAAACACCCTCACGCGCGAAGAAGCAAAAGCTGCCTTAACCGGAGTTGGAAAAGGCCTCTATTCTGAAGCTGAATTTGCCGCATTCCTTACCGTTTTTAAAATGCGCCCTTTGCAGTCGGAAGAATTGGGTGGTTTTCGCGATGCAATGGTGGAACTCAGTAAAAAAGTTGATCTGTCGGATTACAATGCAATCGATATTGTTGGTACGGGCGGCGACGGCAAAAACACCTTCAACATTTCAACTTTATCCTGTTTTATTGTTGCGGGAGCAGGTGTAAATGTCACCAAACACGGTAATTATGCTGCCACTTCAACCAGCGGATCATCAAACGTTTTGGAATTTCTGGGCTACGAATTCAGCAACGAGATCGACAAATTAAAAGGCGATCTTGATAAAGGAGGATTTTGCTTTTTGCATGCTCCGCTTTTTCATCCGGCAATGAAACATATTGCTCCGGTACGCAGAGCCTTAAAAGTGCCAACCTTCTTTAATATTCTTGGACCGATGATCAATCCGTCGGAGCCAAAATACCAGTTACTTGGCGTTAACAACAGTTTAAATTTCGATCACTACAAGAACGTGTATAAAACACTGAATGTTAACTTTGCCATTGTGAACAGTGTTGATGGTTACGATGAAATTTCGCTGACTGCCGACACGCACTTTGCCACAAAGTCAAAAGACAAACTGGTGTCAGCATCAGAATTCGGGATGCAGCAGCTTGCACCCGAAAAGCTTTTTGGTGGCGAATCGGTAGAAGACGCCGCAAAAATATTTATCGATGTATTAAAAGGCAAAGGTACTTTCGAACAAACCAATGTTGTTCTTGCCAACGCTGCCGTTGGTTTACAAGTAGTTTTTCCAGATAAAACATTGACCGAATGTGTAGAAATGGCGCGCGAGTCTTTACAACGCGGAAATGCATTGAAGAAATTGGAAGCAGTTACGAACAAGTCCTTTTAA
- a CDS encoding aminodeoxychorismate/anthranilate synthase component II: MKILVIDNYDSFTYNLVHAIKKISGQPVDVYRNDQIALDEIDKYDKIVLSPGPGIPEEAGLLLDIIKAYAPKKSMLGVCLGHQAIGEAFGGKLHNMNRVLHGIATPVKQTGIKSQLFEGLPESFDVGRYHSWIVQKEQLPECFEVTSYDEDGLVMSMQHKEYDVQSVQFHPESVLTPLGEKMIENWLNSDNSTK, encoded by the coding sequence ATGAAGATATTAGTTATCGATAATTACGACTCATTTACCTACAACCTGGTACATGCCATAAAAAAAATTTCCGGCCAGCCGGTTGATGTGTATCGCAACGATCAGATTGCGTTGGATGAGATTGATAAATATGACAAAATAGTACTTTCTCCGGGTCCCGGTATTCCTGAAGAAGCAGGTCTTTTACTCGACATTATAAAAGCCTACGCACCAAAGAAAAGTATGCTGGGTGTTTGTCTGGGGCACCAGGCGATTGGCGAAGCTTTTGGTGGCAAACTACACAACATGAACCGCGTTTTGCACGGAATTGCCACGCCCGTAAAACAAACCGGAATTAAATCGCAGTTATTTGAAGGATTACCCGAATCATTCGATGTGGGCCGCTACCACTCGTGGATCGTTCAGAAAGAGCAGTTACCGGAATGTTTTGAAGTTACCAGCTACGATGAAGACGGTCTGGTAATGTCGATGCAGCACAAAGAATACGACGTGCAAAGTGTACAGTTCCATCCGGAATCGGTACTTACTCCACTGGGCGAAAAAATGATCGAAAACTGGTTGAATTCAGATAATAGTACAAAGTAG
- a CDS encoding chorismate-binding protein encodes MEKLNFKPVVRKILADTVTPVSIYLRLRTLYPKSILLESSDYHGVENAYSFIAFNPIANFKVTNGEVGIDLPGRAQENFSLSPEKKLHDELDKFFKTFNVDSDEIELPANGLFGYLNFDAIQHFESIRFSSPKTEEYQTPEVHYSFYKYVVAIDHHKNQIHIVENLLEGEESQMDYVHHLLVNLNFSTASFDVRGEEKSNITDEEYKHMVTKGKEHCYRGDVFQIVLSRQFSQEFVGDDFNVYRALRSINPSPYLFYFDYGTYSIFGSSPEAEIRIKDNKAYIHPIAGTFKRTGNDDQDRELAEKLSKDPKENAEHVMLVDLARNDLSRNANNVIVETYREVQFFSHVIHLVSQVSGEITSDTNLIKVLGETFPAGTLSGAPKYKAMELIDKYENQNRGYYGGCIGYLGFDNSVNHAIMIRSFLSKDKKLFYQAGAGIVADSQEESELQEVNNKLAALKKAIEMAKGIN; translated from the coding sequence ATGGAAAAACTCAATTTTAAACCTGTCGTTCGTAAAATACTTGCCGACACCGTAACTCCGGTTAGCATTTATTTACGACTTCGCACGCTATATCCTAAGTCGATATTGCTGGAGAGCTCCGATTACCACGGAGTTGAAAACGCTTACTCGTTCATCGCTTTTAACCCAATTGCCAATTTTAAAGTCACTAACGGCGAGGTTGGAATCGATTTGCCGGGCAGAGCGCAGGAAAATTTTAGTCTTTCGCCCGAAAAGAAGTTGCATGATGAACTGGACAAGTTTTTCAAAACATTTAATGTTGATTCGGATGAAATAGAATTGCCGGCCAACGGTTTATTTGGTTACCTGAATTTCGATGCCATCCAACATTTCGAAAGCATCCGTTTTTCGTCGCCAAAAACTGAAGAATATCAAACACCGGAAGTACACTACAGCTTTTATAAGTATGTGGTTGCCATCGATCACCACAAAAACCAAATCCATATTGTGGAGAACCTTTTGGAAGGTGAAGAGTCGCAAATGGATTACGTTCATCACTTGTTGGTGAATTTGAATTTTTCAACAGCAAGTTTCGATGTGCGTGGCGAAGAAAAATCGAATATCACCGACGAAGAATACAAGCACATGGTAACCAAAGGCAAAGAGCACTGTTACCGTGGCGATGTTTTTCAGATTGTTTTGAGCCGCCAGTTCTCGCAGGAATTTGTTGGCGACGATTTTAATGTTTACCGGGCACTTCGTTCGATAAATCCATCACCTTACCTGTTCTATTTCGACTACGGCACTTACAGTATTTTTGGTTCAAGCCCGGAAGCTGAAATCAGAATTAAAGACAATAAAGCATACATCCACCCGATTGCCGGAACGTTTAAACGAACCGGAAATGATGACCAGGATCGTGAGCTGGCTGAAAAGCTGAGCAAAGATCCTAAAGAGAATGCCGAGCACGTGATGTTGGTAGACCTTGCCCGTAACGATTTGAGCAGAAATGCCAATAATGTAATTGTGGAAACTTACCGCGAGGTACAATTCTTCTCGCATGTAATTCACCTGGTTTCACAGGTTTCAGGAGAAATCACCAGCGATACCAACCTGATAAAAGTACTGGGAGAAACTTTCCCCGCCGGAACACTTTCCGGTGCACCAAAGTATAAAGCCATGGAACTGATCGACAAATACGAAAACCAGAACCGTGGTTACTACGGGGGATGTATTGGTTATCTTGGTTTTGATAATTCGGTGAACCATGCGATTATGATTCGCTCGTTTTTGAGCAAAGACAAAAAACTTTTTTACCAGGCAGGTGCCGGAATTGTAGCCGACTCGCAAGAAGAAAGTGAACTGCAGGAAGTGAATAACAAACTGGCTGCCTTGAAAAAGGCTATTGAAATGGCTAAAGGAATTAATTAA